The Coffea arabica cultivar ET-39 chromosome 8e, Coffea Arabica ET-39 HiFi, whole genome shotgun sequence genome window below encodes:
- the LOC140004171 gene encoding uncharacterized protein isoform X1, which produces MLSAFPILPRNQLECTTVKLLFTLRLRNDFPRRMESDDSIAPEPGTNEQQPRHQNSVSPKFNEEEEEAAEENPVNRNEKEEPKTTSFPECKDVLKAVEVVERDSVAIAQSFASLFASLRLALSQVTRTSVDHMSCFSDAAGRLQESALDAATKGNRYINSCLRLNEEMKGIDNLASQLYPFSHIMQLKNPQEECRCFGFSCK; this is translated from the exons ATGTTAAGTgcttttccgattttgccccgaAATCAATTAGAGTGCACTACGGTTAAACTACTGTTCACCTTGCGACTGAGAAACGATTTCCCCAGGCGAATGGAGTCGGACGATAGCATAGCGCCGGAACCTGGGACCAATGAGCAACAGCCACGTCACCAGAACTCCGTTTCTCCCAAAtttaatgaagaagaagaagaagcagcagAAGAAAATCCTGTCAATAGGAATGAGAAGGAAGAACCCAAAACGACCTCGTTTCCTGAATGCAAGGATGTACTCAAAGCAGTAGAAGTGGTGGAGAGAGATTCGGTCGCGATCGCTCAGAGCTTCGCATCTCTCTTCGCTTCTCTCCGTTTAGCTCTCTCTCAG GTTACAAGAACTTCTGTGGATCACATGAGTTGCTTCAGTGATGCAGCTGGACGTCTTCAAGAATCTG CTCTTGATGCAGCTACAAAAGGAAATCGTTATATAAATTCCTGTCTCAG ATTAAACGAGGAAATGAAAGGGATTGACAATCTTGCCTCGCAGTTGTATCCTTTTTCTCATATTATGCAATTG aaaaatcctCAGGAGGAATGTAGATGCTTTGGATTCAGCTGTAAATAG
- the LOC140004171 gene encoding uncharacterized protein isoform X3, whose protein sequence is MLSAFPILPRNQLECTTVKLLFTLRLRNDFPRRMESDDSIAPEPGTNEQQPRHQNSVSPKFNEEEEEAAEENPVNRNEKEEPKTTSFPECKDVLKAVEVVERDSVAIAQSFASLFASLRLALSQVTRTSVDHMSCFSDAAGRLQESALDAATKGNRYINSCLSALMDVNGGVLGTGKRG, encoded by the exons ATGTTAAGTgcttttccgattttgccccgaAATCAATTAGAGTGCACTACGGTTAAACTACTGTTCACCTTGCGACTGAGAAACGATTTCCCCAGGCGAATGGAGTCGGACGATAGCATAGCGCCGGAACCTGGGACCAATGAGCAACAGCCACGTCACCAGAACTCCGTTTCTCCCAAAtttaatgaagaagaagaagaagcagcagAAGAAAATCCTGTCAATAGGAATGAGAAGGAAGAACCCAAAACGACCTCGTTTCCTGAATGCAAGGATGTACTCAAAGCAGTAGAAGTGGTGGAGAGAGATTCGGTCGCGATCGCTCAGAGCTTCGCATCTCTCTTCGCTTCTCTCCGTTTAGCTCTCTCTCAG GTTACAAGAACTTCTGTGGATCACATGAGTTGCTTCAGTGATGCAGCTGGACGTCTTCAAGAATCTG CTCTTGATGCAGCTACAAAAGGAAATCGTTATATAAATTCCTGTCTCAG TGCCTTAATGGATGTTAATGGAGGGGTTTTGGGAACCGGAAAGAGAGGCTGA
- the LOC140004171 gene encoding uncharacterized protein isoform X2, with protein sequence MLSAFPILPRNQLECTTVKLLFTLRLRNDFPRRMESDDSIAPEPGTNEQQPRHQNSVSPKFNEEEEEAAEENPVNRNEKEEPKTTSFPECKDVLKAVEVVERDSVAIAQSFASLFASLRLALSQVTRTSVDHMSCFSDAAGRLQESALDAATKGNRYINSCLRLNEEMKGIDNLASQLKILRRNVDALDSAVNRMVRLP encoded by the exons ATGTTAAGTgcttttccgattttgccccgaAATCAATTAGAGTGCACTACGGTTAAACTACTGTTCACCTTGCGACTGAGAAACGATTTCCCCAGGCGAATGGAGTCGGACGATAGCATAGCGCCGGAACCTGGGACCAATGAGCAACAGCCACGTCACCAGAACTCCGTTTCTCCCAAAtttaatgaagaagaagaagaagcagcagAAGAAAATCCTGTCAATAGGAATGAGAAGGAAGAACCCAAAACGACCTCGTTTCCTGAATGCAAGGATGTACTCAAAGCAGTAGAAGTGGTGGAGAGAGATTCGGTCGCGATCGCTCAGAGCTTCGCATCTCTCTTCGCTTCTCTCCGTTTAGCTCTCTCTCAG GTTACAAGAACTTCTGTGGATCACATGAGTTGCTTCAGTGATGCAGCTGGACGTCTTCAAGAATCTG CTCTTGATGCAGCTACAAAAGGAAATCGTTATATAAATTCCTGTCTCAG ATTAAACGAGGAAATGAAAGGGATTGACAATCTTGCCTCGCAGTT aaaaatcctCAGGAGGAATGTAGATGCTTTGGATTCAGCTGTAAATAGGATGGTTCGTCTTCCATGA